The following DNA comes from Notolabrus celidotus isolate fNotCel1 chromosome 12, fNotCel1.pri, whole genome shotgun sequence.
GATTTGTGTAGTAATTTAAATAATTAGTTTAATAACAACATAGAGCCCAATCAGTCGACATGTTGTGTTATATCAACCACAGAATAGTGATTTAGGCGAGAAAAGTGTGAAAATACCAGATAATTCATCTGGACAGAAGTATAAATTACCTTACAACAATCCAGCTGTACTTCTTCTAGCTGTTAGCTCATATGACCTTTATATTTGGTCATCTTCCAGTTGATTTTGGCTGAATGTATATACATTTTAAGGTTCAAATATGAATCATATAATGTAGTCTCTGGCCTTTCTTTTGGTTTGTATCTGTTCCTGTATGTTATGATGTGTCTTTGGACCAAAATAAGGTCAAAGACAATGATAGCCTCTAAGTGCACTAAGgtacatttgatttgatttgatgtcattCTCAATTGAATTATAGTGAAAATAGGAAGACTTGTATTtgtatgaaataaaacacatttccctCTCAGGTGTATTCAGTTTAAATGCAAACAATATCTTATATTTTGCATCTTAATCACCTTTCAGGATGATGAATATTAAGGCTTACTGGAATAGATGCAGATTTGGGCACAGACTGACTTAACAGCATCTGGGAAGAGGAAGATTTTCAagaggccatttttaaaaatgactaatTTGATCTCCTGGACACATTTTTGAACAACTCCCCAAAACAACGCCTATAAAGACGTTCAGATGACAAACAGTTTCTGCAGCCTGGGATTGAAACACAACAGCTTCCTCCTACCAGCTAAATGTTCCCCAGAAACTTATATCAGTGTTTTGCTGTCTGACATTTTAGCAATCTAATGAGAGCGGTTGCTATatgagcagaaataaacaagacaaTTGAGATATCCATTACTTAATCAAAGGCCTGAATCCTACAGCCATTTCTTCTACAGTTGTGCCAGCTATTAGAAATGCTATTCCATGCGTTGGCCTCTCAGAAACCATGCATTAGGAAATTATACTGATAATTATTGCTGTCATACGGCATTAAAGTGCATTAGTAGTTCCCTGATCGGTTTGCAAAACGAAAAGTGCTTAAACACACAacgacttaaaaaaacaacccttTGCAGAGTCTTTCAAGCTGCTGTTTTTGGTTTCTTTATTGTTACAGATGTCATGACGGCATAGGATGTTGTTATTACTTCTTTTGGATACTAAAAGAAACATTACCATCTGGGgaatctttgtttttgtgatacATCTGTCCCCAGTCTGTAGTTTTTGTGGTACTACAGATGCAGCTGCTGAGATTTAAAGCTTGCTGACagaaagttaaaacaaaatgatgtgtgtttttgttcagaCACTGAAGCAGTGGAAAGCCTCGGGATCCGAAATGGATACATGGGGAATTGGGAGTGTGTGTAAAATATTATTTCCTGGAGCAAATGTTTTTCTTGTCCTTACACTGTATGTCACTCCTTGTTAGTATTCAGGAGTGACTTTTCAtagcaacaaagaaaaacacatgaaataagTTCCCTGACTCAgtcttattttaaacattttgagaTGCATCGCCACATAAGTTTGGGATTTTGGTAATATTACTTTCAATTACATGTCTAATTATCGTAATAAGTACTAATTCCCTTGACAGACATAGCTGCATCAATGTTTGGCAAACCATCGTCTGCTGGTGAGATTATAAGGCATTGGTAAACCCAAAACACTACCCAGCTTAAAGGACATAAAGTTTGTTACAGTGGCTATTGTACACTCTGCTGTGATTATGATTTTCTATGCAACAAAGAGTAAATATACATGTCAGCACTCTGTGAATTCAGCTGATATAATCCTAACTCCATGGAGGAGGACAGATATAATATTTCACGCCTTATTTCATCACCCCAGACAAGGAGAATGCATCATTAATCTCAATGTACCGAGGCAGCGATGCCTTCAGTGCTATGTTACATAACTCTCggctggctgtgtgtgtgtgtgtgtgtgagggtacGTGCTcgtatgtatgaatgtgtaaATGTACAGAAAACTGTGTGGGTGGTTTTCTCACAGCAAGTGTGTAGTCCTGCATTCatgcatttatatatatattttttatgtatgtgtgtgtgtgtgtgtgtgtgtgtgtgtgtgtgtgtgtgtgtgtgtgtcctaacCCAGGTAGACAGATGTGAAGGATGACTTCCTGCTCAGAGATCTGTAGGTCGGACTACAATGAGCAGGCTCAAGCCAGTGGGAACTGCCAGCAGTACGGAGTCCGCTCCTACCTACACCAGgtacaacataaacacacactcacacacatacacaccctcaTCTTTAAATTCTGATTGCCTCAGTTTCCATATTCAAATGTCTAAAACATTGCTCTGATCTCTCAGTTTTATGAGGAATGCACCGCTTCCATCTGGGAACGTGATGAAGATTTTCAGATTCAGAGATCACCAAGCAGGTGGAGCTCTTTACTCTGGAAGGTGAGTTGATAACCTTCAAACAAAACAGCATCTCACCTGCTGCTACCTGGATAACTGTACTGTAACTCAAGTTGCAATGAGCCAACTTAATAACTCATTTTATTTGTTCtgcatcttcctctcctcccacctGCAGGTCTGTCTCGCGTTCGGCTCTCTGATCTTGCTAGTAGGCCTCATTGTCGTGTTGGTGGGTTACGGCACTCCAGCCAGGATTGAAGCATTTGGCGAGGATGATCTGCTTTTTGTCGACAGGTAGGAACCATCACTACTGAACCAATGTGAGCGTGTAATCAAAGCAGGAGATGGTGCCCAGGGACATTAGAAAAACAGGCAGGGGTGTCTTAATTGAGAGGCTAAAGGCAAACAAAAACACGAGGGAACAGACTGGACTAACCAGCACAGATGGAGAGGAACAGGGAGACAAAAGTACACAAGTGAGCAGAGACTGGCCTTGTATTTTGAACGGGTAGATATGCagattagaatcctgacagggtgagcaagaccctgaCACAAAGGGAAAGGGTTTTGCTtcccctgaagggattctaattCATAAAGTTGAATTTTCGAGTATTACCTTGCTGCCAaccaaagacataaacaagctGGCACACAATATTgacttaaagatgattttattaatttatttaattatttatcgtAACAGCTTAATACAATACTCCTTCCTATTCCATTAACCTGCttattatttaaaattcacattagactgaacatttccatcaaGGTGAACGGGActcctgcaggaatatttatgttgacatttctgtcctcattcagcttttGTTAGTAGTAGAAGTTTGTACATCTTTCATCTCTAAATCTATAACTTATTGCTAATCTCTCTACTCTCTATGAcctgtgatcaggttgtcctggGCATCACTTTTTTGTTATCAGACTTTGGCCAGTCAGagtcaaatatttaacacatcCTGGCAAAAAGGGAGAAATCcagaaagcaaataaaaatgtcacacaTGTGCTCTAATAATGCTCTAAACTACTTGCCTTCTCCTTGCACAGCCATGCAGTCAGTTTCAACCGCGCACTAGATGTTTGTAAGCTGACCGGTGCTGTGCTGTTTTGTGTGGGAGGCACCTCCATGGCTGTGGGTCTCCTCCTGTCTGCCTTTGCCAAAAGCTACTCCAAAGAAGAGCTGTACCTGCAGCAGAAGTTTAAGGAGAGGTTGGCTGGTCTGCAAGCAGCAGTTGGTAAGCTCAAACTCTCTACTGACCTCAAAATCTCTGAACACATCATCAGTATACAATACAGCAAATAGATATGGCCAACTTTTAGTGCTAGCAACCAAGCTAAAGGGGCTCTGGCGAAGACACCCTCATCCATGCCTTGGCCTTTGTTTAAACTTTGATTCCCAGCTAAAAAAGTGAGATGGAGTAAATGTTGAGGAGCGACCGTAAAGTGCAGATTGCAAGCTTAACTCCCATGCgcaaatcttttttaaattaataaattgaaGCTAAATTATTGTTGGATGACTGCTGATGGCTTCCAGGATTGCATCATGGGGGATTGTGTTCCTCCCTTTTGCTCTCCTCAATGATTCTTTTCCTTAATACAGCAAACACCAGCTGAAACACTAATGAAATTAAAGATATTCCCTACAATTtattataaatgtattattacattttattgatACTGTAGTTTTACAACTGAGTATAAGTATCCATCACAGCAGATGCTTTCATCACAGGTACTCCCATAATGAGGGCGCCGACCCCCGGAGAGGGAAAGGTTCCAGTCACACTTTCCAAAGTGCAGAACATCCAGCCGACGGCCACAAAGTCAGAGACCTGACAGAAGTCCACATGAagtcatacagtgtgtgtgcttgtgtgtgtgtgtaaaagagtGAGAGATGATCGATTTGTGAACACACAGTGTGAGTGTGAACATGTTTGTGGATGTCgatgtgtgtgcattttctccttttttccaaAGGTCAGCTTACATGAATGATAGTTTTGgttctttatctttatttgccGTGTTTGACCATATATCTGGATTATTTTAAGGTTCTAAAGGTGCAGAGTGGATATAGCTGAGCAAAGGAGCATTATACTTATTATACTTATACTTATATAAGAAACAAACCACAGAAAATGAGAATGCAACAGCTGAACAACAAAAAAtttagttttgatgtttttcttttggaagGAATCACATTTGTAAAAGTAGACTGTGTATCTGCTGGATGGTGTAGCGCATTAGATGCAGTGTTTGAAGTGCTAATTAGTCCCCATTCACAAAAATGATCAAAAGAAGCCATGGACACAGCAACTATCATCTCTATCCAAAAGAACATCAGAGGAAGTATTTCCATGTACAAAGAACTTtttgtgttccccgtgttcatTTTTATGCAGCGCAACTTATCACAACAACCAATGAGAGCTGTCAATCGAAACCGCACAATATCAATACATGTGCTTAGCTTATTAATACTTCTGTAAGTGCTGTTTATACCGCcagtgagaggaagagaagacttAGCAGATATTAAGCTTGAAGTTTACAGATGATCAGAGCAGATTAGAAGAGACCTTAAAGGGTAGATTTCACACTGACATTTTCTCCTGCCTTATTAGGCCTCTGACCTTCAGTAAGTTTTCAGACAGGATCGATAGAACAGACAACACAGACCGATGAGAGCTACATTGAATCAGACAGAGCATGCAGAACAACATAGTCTGTCCCTGAATCAAGGGACTACCTGCAGGATAATACAAACAATGCATCCATAATGGATCCCATCTTTgatttttcctgttttgttttactaaACACTTCATtaccctttctctctctctgtaacaaACACAAGCCTGTAGACACACAGCTATCCCTCCAGCCATTTTTACAACAGTTTGAATCAAATCATCTTCAGCCAGCTGTCAGAAGTGCAGGTGCTGCGGGGTAAAATTGTGCAAAGGGAGCatcaagagaggcagcaacgtGACAGAGATGTTACATAAGAGGGTGTGAGGAGAGCATGACCAACTCTCCAGTGCGATCACATCAGATACATCGGGCCTGATTTGCTGTTCTCAGTCGCTCTGGATCCACAGATGTTTTACAATGCATTAAAATATCTGCCTTCCATAAAGCATAATGTATCATAGAAAGATGGAAAACAACAAGGGTTCTATTTACTGGTTTCATTTTCACTTGTGTGCCATAGAATTAAAGAAGGTTTCTATCTACTTCAAACAAACTCTTTCACTGTAACTTAAAGCACAATAGGCTGCTAAGGTCGTTCTGCTGCTTTTAAATCGTACATGTTGTATGACTATATGTAATTtaaatctgttttgatttttgtgacCATGACACTTTATATGATGCTTTTAGTGACttttttgtatcttttctttatcttttgaACTCATTGTGCACAAAAACTTTAACTGTaaaactgcagatttttcttTAAGTGCTTGGTTACAAAATGTTCTAGTAGTAGTCACTGTCTAAGTGCCATCCTGCAACATACATTGCTGTGCATTAATGCTGCAGGAACCCTTCCAAACGATGTCTCCTCCTCAGATCCATGCAGCTACGATGCATTCACTTACTGTATAAATCAATGAACTGCTATGCTGGCTAAGAACGCTCGTGTAAGTTGACCTTTTCCTTTACTTCCAGCAACCTTCACTTATTTGtcttttactttgatttaatttgcCACATTTGGTCTCAGATATAACTCAGAAATGTAGCTCTAACTTTAAAGAACAGCACATAAGTAATAAAACACGTTTTTAACCACTGTTTAGCTGCAAACCAACAATAAACTATAAGAAGTTAATCTGTAAACCAGCTGGGATGAACCAAACCACCAGTGTGGTAAGAGCATTTTAAAGTGATCGATTAATGTGCTGACTTGTAATTCTTCATGCTGTAATCTGTGAATTTGTTTTTATCCTTACATTGACCAAAGTTTTGCATCACAACTtcacagagattatttttagttttcagcTGGACCGTCAAAGAGAAACGGTCCCCGGTTTAAATGTCTCCTGATGTAACAGTGGATTCAATTTAAAAGTAACTATATACTGCTGTGTTGGAGGTTGGATGGATAaggaacaaatatatatatatatatcagtgtctatatatacagtatgtctaTTTTTcaaagaacacaataaaatTATCTGCAGCTTACAGTTTGTGATGAATgcatttgcctttttttaaacaaaaaacattcacttATCCACGGATGGATGAAAAAGAAGAGTCTGTATCACCAACCCagtttcatacacacacatttgtatcaGTGAAaagcagaggtgggtagagtaaaccgaaacagtactcaagtaaaagtactgttactttctaatgatgttactcaagtagaagtaagagtactcatagaaataagtacttgagtaagagtaaataagtacctaaaaaaaaatctacttaagtagtgagtaacttgtgagtagtatcatatataaaattgtactgtattggaaatgctaataccaatgtgaagtgcacactgcctttaataaagtgacataaataggaaaatgccaaaatgaatgctgttaggcatggtttactttgaaacattaaagaaagagaagctgcaatgtgcacaaactaatgtacccgctttcattttttaaaacaagctgaaacttcaaactttctgagatgtcatcagaactccagaacattaatactccaacattacaataaaaaatatatctatgccttccaaactttcttttttaacctttaacttattttcagtacatcttacttaaaaacataacttgaaagtactaaaacaacttggaagcttttaaaaaggccgtgaactcagtcctgaagaatctctctgaggtgactgttgagcttcagaagcagctgttttaacagcatgctaccttactgctcttataagttactttagattactttccaacatttctaacatgcttttaagattttatgttaactagtatgatcatcagcttacctaactgataactcaccatgacatgcttttaagatttaatattaccctgtatgatccttagcttacccaactgataactcaccatgacatgcttttaagatttaatattaaccagtttgacccttagcttacctaactgataactcaccatgacatgtttttaagatttaattgttctataagctcaagatttccaccgtatagacaaagtaagcagcgcataatgtgactgtttctcctcgtcatttagaagttatgagagagtctggatgttgggtacagggtaaacatgttcctccaaaggggacgcaggtattacgcagcctctctccccagctgtaggtggaggagggggcggagctacttctccgttcattcagtgttgaggctatttatagctctggatcagaaggagctgcgtgagagatcggctgagtataaaacatataaaatgtagaaaaaaaggaacggtaaaagtagcgactggacagcccaatgtaacgaagtaaaagtacatatattttaacacaaatgtacttgagtaggagtaaaaagtactctgcaaaacaaatactctcagaagtacaattttttgaaaaaactactcaagtacatgtaacggagtaaatgtaactcgttactacccacctctggtgAAAAGTagtattgtttcatttctgcacccctttaaacctttttttttttaccgggGATGCACATTATTCATCAGTCCGATAAATGATTGACTGACAATAGgaattttatgttatttattattcctTGACAAGACATTTTTATCTGATGAGCGCAGAAGTATTTATTAACAAGCCTACACATTCGCACTGTAGTGAACCTCTAGGCAATATATTATCTGCCTTTACACACAGAGTAGAAGAAGTGCAGCGGCAGAAAGATGACAAGCCAGTAAAAATGGAgtcaactgtgtgtgttttcatagtTTCAGAGAAGCGTAACATGACTGCAACTCACAAAATATGCACTGGAAGTATTccaagaggagggaaaaaagtcCTTGATAAGCGAAGTCTCGAGGCAGACTCAGCTGAGTCAAAACACAGAGACTCATCACTCTCAAAAAAATGATTATATACTGCCTCAGAGTGCTTTGATTTTCAGTTTAGACCAATTCAAGCAATGACCTGTGTTTGCAAATAACCTGGACAGTCAGTTTAATTTGCTGACTG
Coding sequences within:
- the nrsn1 gene encoding neurensin-1; the encoded protein is MTSCSEICRSDYNEQAQASGNCQQYGVRSYLHQFYEECTASIWERDEDFQIQRSPSRWSSLLWKVCLAFGSLILLVGLIVVLVGYGTPARIEAFGEDDLLFVDSHAVSFNRALDVCKLTGAVLFCVGGTSMAVGLLLSAFAKSYSKEELYLQQKFKERLAGLQAAVGTPIMRAPTPGEGKVPVTLSKVQNIQPTATKSET